From a single Girardinichthys multiradiatus isolate DD_20200921_A chromosome 17, DD_fGirMul_XY1, whole genome shotgun sequence genomic region:
- the pik3cg gene encoding phosphatidylinositol 4,5-bisphosphate 3-kinase catalytic subunit gamma isoform, whose product MDRQQIQVSDEEREVAREDSRRRRRKKAITSCCSTSMDQINVEFVLPTVARGGSSPDSLQLEVAGNWTVEQVKAQVWMKAVSLNFCPDFYQRFSPDHCILLYQKKGTVCEIYDKHQVFQTLDCIRYWRALKKDVGRIQLVPRPQPSDDSQQYQRYLNYLIGYDVTDVSNVHDDELEFTRRKLLTPRRIELSDRDPKLYSMDPWVTRKPLPEHLLSKDNNGYILVVIHVSTSSQTIKVSIEDTPSQVLASFFAKTANKRVLLGIPENMSEEDFVLRVCGREEYLYGEKALESFNWIRQSLKNGEEIHLVLETPPNPELDLVQREDWAQVDDCTGVTGTHEQLTIDEKDHERVFTISMWDCNRKFRVKVLGIDIPALPKVPELTVFVEASIFHGQQLLAQERTTSKTFNEEVLWNCWLEFNIKIKDLPKGARLNLQVICGKQPQTPNSKGGSYHDNTAGTGCLEAKTKNRLLYYVNLLLIDHRSLLRQGEFILHMWKMPEKSEESSSSINADKLTSATNPDKASSMAIAILLDKYCYPVVLPKSREVGRDCGVGNDEGDAGERGQREMPNHLKKQFEAILSTDPLHPLSPEDKELLWHFRYECMRDPRAYPKLLGSVRWGKQEDVLATHRLLDRSYAWDTSGLDVGLAMQLLDCHYSDAQVRSMAVRKLETLEDDDVLRYLLQLVQAVKFEPYHDSALVRFLLKRALRSKRIGHFLFWFLRSEIAQSMHYQQRYAVLLEAYLRGCGENMLQDFRKQVEMTEALQKVTREIKAMYADKYDITAQVVFQLRQKLETLQSSGLPESFRVPYDPGLRAGALLIEQCKVMASKKKPLWLQFKRADPTTLSKDPIGIIFKDGDDLRQDMLILQILLIMESIWETESLDLCLLPYGCISTGNRIGMIEIVKDATTIANIQQSVVGSTGAFKDEILYQWLRDKCVSEDKFHQAVKRFLYSCGGYCVATYVLGIGDRHNDNIMITESGNLFHIDFGHILGNYKSFMGISKEWVPFVLTPDFLYVMGTSGKKSSPHFQNFQDVCVKAYLALRHHTNLLIILFSMMLMTGMPQLTSKEDIEYIREALTVGRSEDEAQRHLLDQIEICREKGWMVQINWFVHLVLGIKQGVEKRST is encoded by the exons ATGGACAGGCAGCAGATCCAGGTGAGCGACGAAGAGCGTGAAGTGGCACGAGAAGATAGCcgcaggaggaggagaaagaaagCTATCACCTCTTGCTGCTCCACCTCCATGGATCAGATCAACGTTGAGTTTGTGCTGCCCACCGTGGCGCGGGGTGGGAGCAGCCCCGACTCTCTGCAGCTGGAAGTGGCTGGAAACTGGACTGTGGAACAG GTGAAAGCCCAAGTTTGGATGAAGGCAGTGTCTTTAAATTTCTGTCCTGACTTCTATCAGCGCTTCTCTCCTGACCACTGCATCCTGCTCTATCAGAAGAAAGGCACTGTTTGTGAGATCTATGACAAGCACCAGGTCTTCCAAACACTGGACTGCATTCGCTACTGGAGAG CTCTAAAGAAAGATGTGGGTCGAATCCAGCTAGTGCCCCGTCCGCAACCCTCAGATGATTCCCAGCAGTACCAGCGTTACCTGAACTACCTGATTGGCTACGATGTGACTGATGTCAGTAACGTCCATGACGACGAGCTGGAATTTACTCGCAGAAAGCTGCTGACTCCGCGACGCATCGAGTTATCAGACCGAGACCCAAAACTTTACTCCATGGACCCCTGGGTCACCAGGAAGCCACTGCCTGAGCACCTTCTCTCCAAG GATAATAATGGTTACATCCTGGTCGTGATCCATGTCAGCACTTCCAGCCAAACCATCAAAGTCTCCATTGAGGATACGCCTTCACAG GTACTGGCGAGCTTCTTTGCAAAAACAGCCAATAAAAGGGTTTTGTTGGGAATCCCTGAAAACATGAGCGAGGAGGACTTTGTTCTGCGTGTGTGTGGCAG agAGGAGTATTTGTATGGAGAGAAAGCTCTGGAAAGCTTTAACTGGATCCGCCAGTCCCTTAAGAACGGAGAGGAGATCCACCTGGTGCTGGAGACTCCGCCCAATCCTGAGCTGGATCTGGTCCAGAGGGAGGACTGGGCCCAAGTGGATGATTGCACAGGAGTTACAG GTACCCACGAACAGTTGACCATTGATGAGAAAGACCATGAGCGGGTGTTCACCATCTCCATGTGGGACTGTAACAGGAAATTCAGAGTGAAAGTGCTTGGAATTGACATCCCGGCGCTCCCCAAAGTTCCAGAGTTGACGGTCTTTGTTGAGGCCAGCATCTTCCATGGGCAACAACTTCTAGCACAG GAAAGAACTACTTCCAAAACGTTTAATGAAGAAGTGCTGTGGAACTGCTGGCTGGAGTTTAACATAAAGATCAAGGACCTACCTAAAGGGGCACGCCTCAACCTGCAG GTGATCTGTGGGAAGCAACCCCAAACACCCAACTCCAAAGGAGGCTCCTATCATGATAATACAGCAGGAACCGGCTGCCTTGAAG CAAAGACCAAGAACCGCCTCCTGTACTACGTCAACCTGCTCCTGATCGACCACCGCTCCCTCCTCCGCCAAGGCGAGTTTATCCTCCATATGTGGAAGATGCCCGAGAAGAGCGaggagagcagcagcagcatcaacgCGGACAAGCTCACCTCCGCCACGAACCCGGACAAGGCGTCCTCCATGGCCATTGCCATTTTGTTGGACAAGTATTGCTACCCGGTGGTGCTGCCCAAGAGCAGGGAAGTGGGCCGGGACTGTGGAGTTGGGAACGACGAGGGTGACGCAGGGGAGAGAGGTCAGAGAGAGATGCCCAACCACCTAAAAAAGCAGTTTGAGGCAATTCTGTCTACTGATCCTTTACATCCGCTGAGTCCAGAGGACAAAGAACTGCTGTGGCACTTCAGATATGAGTGCATGCGTGATCCCAG AGCTTACCCAAAGCTGCTGGGCTCAGTCAGATGGGGGAAACAGGAAGACGTCCTGGCAACTCATCGTCTGTTGGACCGTAGCTATGCATGGGACACCAG TGGTCTGGATGTTGGTCTGGCAATGCAGTTGCTAGACTGCCACTACTCAGATGCCCAGGTTCGTTCAATGGCAGTCCGGAAGCTGGAGACACTGGAGGATGATGACGTGCTTAGATATCTTCTCCAGCTTGTCCAG GCGGTGAAGTTTGAGCCCTACCACGACAGTGCCCTGGTTAGGTTCCTGCTGAAGAGAGCTTTAAGG AGTAAACGTATCGGTCATTTTCTCTTCTGGTTCTTGCGGAGCGAGATTGCCCAGTCCATGCACTACCAGCAGAGGTATGCAGTGTTGCTGGAGGCCTACCTCAGAGGCTGTGGGGAGAACATGCTTCAGGACTTCAGAAAGCAG GTGGAGATGACTGAGGCCCTTCAGAAGGTCACGCGTGAGATTAAAGCAATGTATGCCGACAAATATGACATCACAGCACAAG TTGTGTTTCAGCTGCGTCAGAAACTGGAGACCCTGCAGTCATCTGGCCTGCCAGAAAGTTTCCGAGTCCCTTATGATCCAGGACTAAGAGCTGGAGCTCTGCTG ATCGAGCAGTGCAAGGTGATGGCGTCCAAGAAGAAGCCGCTGTGGCTGCAGTTCAAAAGGGCTGACCCGACCACGCTGTCCAAAGACCCCATAGGCATTATTTTCAAGGATGGAGATGACCTCAGACAGGACATGCTCATCCTGCAG ATTCTGCTCATCATGGAGTCGATCTGGGAGACAGAGTCTCTGGACCTGTGCCTCTTACCGTATGGCTGCATCTCCACCGGCAACAGGATAG GAATGATTGAGATTGTCAAGGATGCCACCACTATCGCTAACATCCAGCAGAGTGTCGTTGGAAGCACTGGGGCGTTTAAGGACGAAATCCTGTATCAGTGGCTGCGGGACAAGTGTGTCAGCGAAGACAAG TTCCATCAGGCTGTGAAGAGGTTTCTGTATTCCTGTGGTGGATACTGCGTGGCCACCTACGTCCTTGGGATCGGAGATCGTCACAATGACAACATTATGATCACAGAATCGG GGAATCTATTTCACATCGACTTTGGTCACATCCTGGGGAATTATAAAAGTTTCATGGGAATCAGCAAAGAGTGGGTTCCGTTCGTGCTCACACCGGACTTCCTGTATGTCATGGGAACATCGGGAAAGAAAAGCAGCCCACACTTCCAGAACTTCCAG GATGTATGCGTGAAGGCTTACCTCGCTCTTCGGCACCACACCAACCTGCTCATCATTCTTTTTTCAATGATGCTGATGACTG GTATGCCGCAGCTGACCAGCAAGGAGGACATCGAGTACATCCGTGAGGCACTGACTGTTGGCCGCAGCGAGGACGAGGCACAGCGCCACCTGCTGGACCAGATCGAGATCTGCCGGGAGAAAGGCTGGATGGTTCAGATCAACTGGTTCGTTCATCTGGTCCTTGGGATCAAACAGGGCGTGGAGAAACGGTCCACATAG